TGACCTTCAAAAGAAGTAGAACAGTATGCAGAATCGCATAGGCTAAAAATTGAGtctaaggaaaatgaaatttccACAAGGTTAGCCAAATGCCTTCAATAAAGTTTTCGCCATATTAAAAAACGAGCATTTTTTTCCCAGAAACCATACTGATTCTCTGTCCTTGACTAgagtaaagaaaagagagtcCCCTAAACTTAAATTTGTATTATCAATCACTGGCCAACAATGCATGTTAATAACTTTGAGGCTTAAGCTCCAGGTCAGAGCATGTCCGAGATAGAACAAGCAAATGACACTAATATTGGTAAAGAGAGTTCAAAGGGGGCAATAGGAGAAGTTTTGccttatttaaaaatcattctCCTAGTCAATAATTAGCCATTTCAACGCTAGCATCTGCAGTCTGCTTGACATTTAAGAGGAATCCAGCACAGTGATAGATGAGACAGTACCAAGTGATATGCACGGATGACCATGAGTCCTGCATACTCTCCAGCAGCACCAGCATTTGGTTGCAAGGAGAAAGAATCAAACCCAGTGAGGGCACAAAGCAGGTCACCTAAATCTGTGAACATTTCCTtaagaaaccaaaaaaataaattgcaataaatttttcGAAAGAGAATCAATACATTTTGAGAAAGCTGTGAACTTCtgcttgacaaatttatttatttaatatgtacCTGATAACCTTGAGCTTGCTCAATCGGGACAAAAGGGTGAATGTCAGTGAAACCAGGCCAAGTCACCGGCATCATCTCAGTGGTAGCATTCAATTTCATTGTACAAGATCCCAATGGAATCATACTGTGACACAGGGAGAGATCCTTTGATTGTAATCTGTGGATATATCTAAGCAACTCATGCTCTGTGTGGTACCTAATGTAGAGAAGATATAATAGTCAGAATGGCTTAAAGTTATTAGCCACAAGTAGTGCATactacatgaaaatgtttatacgTGTTAAAAATCGGATGGGACAGGATAGGACTCTCTCGGATCAGCCCGGATGGGACTGCAGTCTGAACCTCTGGTGCAAGAGATGCAGCACTAAATGGGACCTGTGAGAAAATGTGGATAAGGAAACAATGATTAAACAagatgaaaagaataaaaaataacttgaGCTACTCAGATGTCAGAATAGAAGTTCGATAAATTACTCACAGGCTTGCCACAAGCGAAAACTTTGAAAAGCTTATCAACATCATCCAAGGTGGTGGTCTCATCAAATGCAACAGTGATCTGAAATACAGCAGAACTCCAATAAACTTCACAGGGAAGTACAATATGTTTCTCTGGAGGGTTGCAGCAAAGGAAAGATACTCACAGTGTGCTTATCTACAATCCTCAAATTGATCTCATTCTTGTAAGCAGCATCAGCAATTGCATTGGCATCGGCACACTTAACCTTCACTGTGTCAAAGAAAGGAAGCTCCTGAACTTCCATCCCAAGTTTCTTTAGACCTAGAGCCAATGCTCCTGCTAAACCATGGACTCGCTGAGCAATGGTCTTGAGGCCTTCAGGACCATGATAAACAGCATACATAGCAGCCATGTTCGCAAGCAATGCCTAGACAGGATGAGAATTAATCAGAGAACTTGAAATTAACTCCATAAAAAAGAGCCACTTTTAAAAGCTGTGCATCTGAAAGCAAAATTGCAAGCTACCCAGTAAGCCTCGCCATAAATATTAGGCAAACAAACTTTAGATTATTTCCTCAAACTCAAAAGCTCTACTGCAacaatcgagagagagagagagagagagagcacagaCATTCTAAGGTGTCAAAGATACCATACCTGAGCAGTACAGATGTTGCTAGTAGCCTTGTCTCTGCGGATATGTTGCTCTCTAGTTTGCATTGCCATACGCAGAGCAGGTTTTCCAGAAGAATCAACACTAACACCAATAATCCTTCCTGGCATCATTCTCTTGTACTCTTGAGAAGTAGCCAAAAATGCAGCATGAGGACCTCCATATCCCATTGGTACACCAAATCTTTGGGCTGAACCCACAACAATATCAGCCCCAAATTCACCAGGAGGCTTTAACATGGTCAGAGCCAGCAGGTCACTCGCCATGACCACTTTAACCCCATGAGCGTGCGCATTCTTCACAAACTCTGCATAATCCAACACTTCTCCTTCAGTACCAGGGTACTGAACCAGAACGCCACAAACATCTCCTGACTTGTAGTCGATGTCCTTCAGATCAGCAGCAACTACTTTGAGGTCGAACCCGTCAGCCCTTGTCTTACAAATATCAAATGTTTGGGGGTGACAGTTGCTGGCAATGataaaagtttttttctttcccttttgaatATTGTTACACATAGCCATTGCCTCTGCAGCAGCAGTCCCCTCATCGAGCAATGAAGCATTTGACATTGGTAATCCAGTGAGGTCTGTGATCATTGTCTGAAAGTTGAGCAAGGACTCTAGACGCCCTTGAGATATCTCAGCTTGGTAAGGCGTGTACTGCGTGTACCAAGCTGGATTCTCCATAATGTTCCTCAATATAACAGGAGGAACAGAGGTGTTATAGTACCCCATCCCAATATAAGACTTaaaaactttatttttcaaCTCCAAATTCTTCATGTGCGCAATCATCTGACTCTCGGTCAGCCCTTCATCGAACTTAGAAAACTTCATCGAATCCAAACGGATCGATTTCGGCACAGTCGCATCGATGAGAGAATCAAGATTATCAAACCCACAGTACTCCGCCATTTTCGTTTGCTCCTCAGGTGTTGCCGAATTGTGGCGGCGAGGGAAGGTGTCATTTGGTTTCAGTGCCTCAACGGAGATTGATCTAGCCTGAGACCCGACACCATAACTAGTACTACTGGATGAGACGTGCCTACCCACCGACGTATCTGATCTAGAACTCCTGGACACCGAACCGTGAGGAACCAACGACGAGACATACCTCGAAGGCGTGAATATTACAGGTGACGAAGAGCTCAACAAAGATTCGTCCTGCCGGTATTGCTTCGACTCGGAAACCAGGCGCTTGAGGATCGCCCGGTTCGCCAACCGCCTC
This genomic stretch from Eucalyptus grandis isolate ANBG69807.140 chromosome 3, ASM1654582v1, whole genome shotgun sequence harbors:
- the LOC104437845 gene encoding glycine dehydrogenase (decarboxylating), mitochondrial: MERARRLANRAILKRLVSESKQYRQDESLLSSSSPVIFTPSRYVSSLVPHGSVSRSSRSDTSVGRHVSSSSTSYGVGSQARSISVEALKPNDTFPRRHNSATPEEQTKMAEYCGFDNLDSLIDATVPKSIRLDSMKFSKFDEGLTESQMIAHMKNLELKNKVFKSYIGMGYYNTSVPPVILRNIMENPAWYTQYTPYQAEISQGRLESLLNFQTMITDLTGLPMSNASLLDEGTAAAEAMAMCNNIQKGKKKTFIIASNCHPQTFDICKTRADGFDLKVVAADLKDIDYKSGDVCGVLVQYPGTEGEVLDYAEFVKNAHAHGVKVVMASDLLALTMLKPPGEFGADIVVGSAQRFGVPMGYGGPHAAFLATSQEYKRMMPGRIIGVSVDSSGKPALRMAMQTREQHIRRDKATSNICTAQALLANMAAMYAVYHGPEGLKTIAQRVHGLAGALALGLKKLGMEVQELPFFDTVKVKCADANAIADAAYKNEINLRIVDKHTITVAFDETTTLDDVDKLFKVFACGKPVPFSAASLAPEVQTAVPSGLIRESPILSHPIFNTYHTEHELLRYIHRLQSKDLSLCHSMIPLGSCTMKLNATTEMMPVTWPGFTDIHPFVPIEQAQGYQEMFTDLGDLLCALTGFDSFSLQPNAGAAGEYAGLMVIRAYHLARGDHHRNVCIIPVSAHGTNPASAAMCGMKIVAVGTDAKGNINIEELRKAAEVNRDNLSALMVTYPSTHGVYEEGIDEICKIIHENGGQVYMDGANMNAQVGLTSPGFIGADVCHLNLHKTFCIPHGGGGPGMGPIGVKKHLAPFLPSHPVVSTGGIPAPDQTNPLGTISAAPWGSALILPISYTYIAMMGSKGLTDASKIAILNANYMAKRLESYFPVLFRGVNGTVAHEFIVDLRGFKNTAGIEPEDVAKRLMDYGFHAPTMSWPVPGTLMIEPTESESKAEMDRFCDAMISIREEIAEIEKGKADIHNNVLKGAPHPPSLLMGDAWTKPYSRDYAAFPASWLRTSKFWPSTGRVDNVYGDRNLTCTLLPASHYTEEPAAATA